In Candidatus Cloacimonadota bacterium, the following are encoded in one genomic region:
- a CDS encoding choice-of-anchor J domain-containing protein → MKRNLFLILFLTLLLGMFTTLSAQYNLIYDQPYSTTGTAATSAYDSAEAVDYEVADNFWGVVDPINQFIFYGLTLTYVDGTGWVQLTPDPIEPFNIKFYEYAEEPSGGLIAEMDGTYTVTLYDSYGDGWAGDWPVSGDHFHTLSVFVNGVVVLNEIYLDDGTVSDPPYYFTANIGDVIHTTFTIDGLYSDECSYTIKDPNGIVIADMGPMGIEPPGEFVVLEPEWTNPLESFSNLNATVESIGAWGSYNLYKFTVVFPSAVVLDEAWISAQINADLGSGCWFLWVNSLAGDLFAWQRVPARANVDNHTLGLASTFGELGSLMARDAVRSTQRSANRSILTYDMGMQLWGGALTDPPPAATNPSPSDGATYVPLDGNLSWTGSALATGYRLYFGTVAAAPAWDIVNNMDLGNQTSYAYTGLDYDTPYRWQVVSYNVIGDTVGPVWTFTTTPEVLIDTFPWTEGFEDEFFPPAGWLNVDYNGDGQSWFRYIADGAPHTGVACAASASWTGTTGPLNPDNWLITPAIQLPALVEGEYMVEWYAGAQDPAYPEDHYGVFISTVGNNIADFPVDPVFSETMVDGNWYYRSYNLAAYAGQTIWIAFRHYNSYDWFYLKIDDVTVRAVPLEYYDLTMLEPNPLGSGTVNPAPGVYTEIEGNTVINLNAYPHAGYTFDTWTTNVAEPTNPRTTITMNNDYTVQATFADYNLDLLWNQYEIGGNAYTSALDSEVDYEVADNYSNQGIVEIDKVVIHALTMTNIEGAWVPWTPNETEPFIVRFYDEDIATEPDWLNPVHVFNVNAKSYYYGLVWGAWPGYKFEIDLPAPVTLQEGWVSAQIDGISGAGGWILLLSAVEGMGDDFAYQKGSRSSVPHDLMLEMWGEGLNDGFVEGFVTLHPAGDVENVAVQIGWKTVYPDDTGYYFLNFPPGTYDMTASVFGYAPQTLSGIVIQESMTTYGVDFDLYSIEIAVNPTEFDKYVLYGSDPVTENLAIINAGAGDLEFSMHVTPELGRVMRYLDRYNLENYRFNIPFDIDYHPHDLSRISSSTSVTSHRYDVDGVFPEVTRRSIDASRPTMSWTRDLGWNWLFPGLWGDLAQTAIGLGGAGYWLGGAILDLSGDIGLKITKVGYFDWDASASITAEVYTGNYTVPTALVGQSAPFVSPGLDAYVELELLEPVTISGDGIYWIILRVNDLGAGFYPFGAIAPHVDNAGKIIIGDDAFGTWATLAGYGLNYSWVIGAFVEEALDPWLHVTPTSGTVPQGQSFNVEVEFDPTGYDMGVYNRNIVISSNAQQLPVIVPVTMNVVDVLPDLEAPIVEITINTAGNAVLEWEPVAGAVSYKIYASADPYAAYPGLNWMQIGHITGVIFEDLDTDVHGMRFYKVFATDQPVRDALPTSIMTPQEETGSSR, encoded by the coding sequence ATGAAAAGAAACTTATTTCTTATCTTATTCCTGACTTTACTGTTAGGAATGTTTACAACTCTTTCAGCCCAGTATAACCTAATTTACGATCAGCCTTATTCTACTACTGGTACCGCCGCCACAAGTGCTTATGATTCAGCAGAAGCTGTAGATTATGAGGTTGCTGATAACTTCTGGGGAGTAGTTGATCCAATTAATCAGTTTATCTTCTACGGATTGACTCTAACATATGTTGATGGAACAGGTTGGGTTCAATTAACACCCGATCCTATTGAACCATTTAACATCAAGTTTTATGAGTATGCAGAAGAGCCATCAGGTGGTCTTATAGCTGAAATGGATGGAACCTATACTGTTACATTATACGACTCTTATGGAGACGGATGGGCTGGTGATTGGCCGGTCAGCGGTGATCATTTCCACACACTTTCTGTTTTCGTAAATGGTGTTGTCGTACTTAATGAAATCTATTTAGATGATGGTACAGTATCAGATCCTCCATATTATTTTACAGCAAACATAGGGGATGTAATCCATACAACCTTTACTATTGACGGATTGTATTCTGATGAGTGTTCTTATACAATAAAAGACCCCAACGGGATAGTTATTGCAGATATGGGACCCATGGGAATAGAGCCACCTGGAGAATTTGTTGTCTTAGAACCAGAATGGACAAATCCTTTAGAAAGCTTCTCTAATCTCAATGCAACTGTCGAAAGTATTGGTGCTTGGGGTAGTTATAATTTGTATAAATTCACTGTTGTATTCCCCTCTGCTGTTGTATTAGATGAAGCTTGGATATCAGCTCAGATCAATGCCGATCTGGGATCTGGATGCTGGTTCTTATGGGTAAATTCCTTAGCCGGTGATCTTTTTGCCTGGCAAAGAGTACCTGCCAGAGCTAATGTTGATAACCATACTCTTGGTTTAGCATCAACGTTTGGAGAGTTAGGTTCTTTAATGGCAAGAGATGCTGTTAGATCTACCCAAAGAAGTGCCAATCGTAGCATTCTAACTTATGATATGGGTATGCAACTCTGGGGTGGAGCATTGACAGATCCACCACCGGCAGCAACCAATCCTTCTCCCTCTGATGGTGCTACTTATGTTCCTTTAGATGGTAATCTTTCTTGGACAGGAAGCGCTTTAGCTACTGGATATAGATTGTACTTCGGTACAGTCGCCGCTGCTCCTGCATGGGATATTGTTAATAATATGGACCTTGGTAATCAGACCAGTTACGCTTATACCGGTCTTGATTATGATACTCCTTATCGCTGGCAAGTTGTATCTTATAACGTTATTGGTGACACCGTTGGTCCTGTTTGGACATTTACAACTACTCCGGAAGTTCTTATTGATACTTTCCCCTGGACTGAAGGATTTGAAGACGAATTTTTCCCACCTGCCGGCTGGCTAAATGTTGATTATAATGGTGATGGTCAGAGTTGGTTCCGTTACATAGCTGATGGTGCTCCCCATACAGGAGTTGCCTGTGCTGCTTCGGCATCTTGGACAGGTACAACCGGTCCACTCAATCCGGATAACTGGCTGATTACACCAGCAATTCAATTACCGGCTCTTGTAGAAGGCGAATACATGGTTGAGTGGTATGCCGGTGCTCAGGATCCTGCTTATCCAGAAGACCATTACGGAGTATTTATATCCACCGTCGGCAATAATATTGCTGATTTCCCCGTAGATCCTGTCTTTTCCGAAACTATGGTTGATGGTAATTGGTATTATAGGAGCTACAACCTGGCAGCTTATGCCGGTCAAACCATCTGGATCGCCTTTCGTCATTATAATAGTTACGACTGGTTCTATCTGAAGATTGATGATGTAACGGTTAGAGCAGTACCTTTAGAATATTATGATCTGACTATGTTAGAACCTAATCCATTAGGATCAGGTACTGTAAACCCGGCACCCGGTGTTTATACAGAGATCGAAGGTAATACGGTAATAAATCTAAATGCTTATCCGCATGCCGGCTATACATTCGATACCTGGACTACTAACGTTGCTGAACCTACAAATCCCAGAACTACAATTACTATGAATAACGATTATACGGTTCAGGCAACATTTGCCGACTATAACCTTGACCTGTTATGGAACCAATACGAAATCGGCGGTAATGCCTATACATCAGCTTTAGATAGTGAAGTAGATTATGAAGTCGCCGATAATTATTCAAATCAAGGTATCGTAGAGATTGATAAAGTTGTTATTCATGCTCTTACTATGACAAATATAGAAGGAGCATGGGTACCTTGGACACCGAATGAAACCGAACCGTTTATCGTTCGTTTTTATGATGAAGATATTGCTACAGAACCTGATTGGCTCAACCCTGTTCATGTATTCAACGTCAATGCTAAGTCCTACTATTATGGTTTGGTTTGGGGTGCTTGGCCCGGCTACAAATTTGAGATAGACTTACCAGCTCCGGTTACTCTCCAAGAGGGCTGGGTATCAGCTCAAATAGATGGTATCAGTGGTGCCGGTGGCTGGATCTTACTCCTCTCTGCAGTAGAGGGTATGGGCGATGATTTTGCCTATCAAAAGGGTTCACGAAGCTCAGTTCCTCACGACCTGATGTTGGAGATGTGGGGTGAAGGGCTCAATGACGGTTTCGTCGAAGGTTTTGTTACACTTCATCCGGCAGGTGATGTAGAAAATGTTGCTGTTCAGATCGGCTGGAAAACAGTCTATCCTGACGATACAGGATACTACTTCCTTAACTTCCCTCCGGGAACCTATGATATGACAGCTTCAGTATTTGGTTATGCTCCACAAACACTCTCCGGTATTGTTATCCAAGAAAGTATGACAACTTACGGAGTTGACTTCGATCTGTATTCTATAGAGATAGCTGTTAATCCGACTGAGTTTGATAAGTATGTACTCTATGGATCTGATCCTGTAACCGAAAACTTAGCAATTATCAATGCCGGTGCCGGAGATCTTGAGTTTTCAATGCATGTTACTCCTGAATTAGGCAGAGTGATGAGATATCTCGACAGGTATAATTTAGAGAACTACAGGTTCAATATACCATTTGACATAGATTATCATCCGCATGATCTTTCCCGTATTTCAAGTTCTACCTCTGTTACATCTCATAGATATGATGTTGATGGTGTTTTCCCGGAAGTAACTCGCCGAAGCATTGATGCATCCAGACCGACGATGTCTTGGACAAGAGATCTTGGCTGGAACTGGCTCTTCCCGGGACTATGGGGCGATCTGGCACAAACTGCTATTGGATTGGGTGGAGCCGGATACTGGTTAGGTGGCGCAATACTCGATCTCAGTGGAGATATCGGTTTGAAGATAACCAAGGTCGGTTATTTTGATTGGGATGCATCGGCAAGCATCACTGCTGAAGTATATACAGGGAATTATACCGTTCCGACTGCTCTTGTCGGTCAGTCAGCTCCTTTCGTATCCCCCGGTCTCGATGCTTATGTAGAACTGGAATTATTGGAACCGGTAACTATTAGTGGTGACGGTATTTATTGGATCATCCTGAGAGTCAATGACCTTGGTGCAGGATTCTACCCGTTTGGTGCCATAGCTCCGCATGTTGACAATGCTGGTAAGATCATTATCGGTGATGATGCCTTCGGAACTTGGGCTACTCTGGCAGGTTACGGACTTAATTACAGCTGGGTGATCGGAGCTTTTGTTGAAGAAGCACTCGATCCCTGGTTACATGTAACACCTACGAGCGGCACAGTTCCGCAAGGACAAAGCTTTAACGTAGAAGTTGAATTTGATCCTACCGGATATGATATGGGTGTCTATAACAGAAATATCGTTATTTCCAGTAACGCTCAACAGTTACCGGTAATCGTTCCCGTAACGATGAATGTTGTAGATGTACTGCCCGATCTGGAAGCTCCGATAGTTGAGATCACGATCAATACAGCAGGTAATGCGGTCCTGGAATGGGAACCAGTTGCCGGTGCTGTTTCTTATAAGATCTATGCATCTGCCGATCCTTATGCAGCATACCCCGGCTTGAATTGGATGCAAATTGGTCATATCACAGGAGTAATATTTGAAGATCTGGATACTGATGTTCATGGCATGAGATTCTATAAAGTCTTTGCTACTGATCAACCTGTAAGAGATGCTCTTCCTACGTCCATAATGACTCCACAGGAAGAGACCGGTTCAAGCAGATAA
- a CDS encoding ABC transporter permease, producing MFLVDSFKSSFINIFAHKLRSFLTLIAIIIGIFSVVVMFSSVYGIKKFITQNVEQMGWNNSIIIYPSEGHQTTVSSRLGVGRRFMYMRRQVKPLDLSDMQVLRSNVEYKHLYAMIDSWSRINLDNRQDWVRLRATNLDYFITKTYPIAKGRFFNHFEQRSASKVAVVGHNFAQKYFPDSEPMGEIITLGANRYKIIGVLADDVLNLGPGMNFNEWERRQDLEAVYIPLSTGALYLRQDNAIDYIYIQSHDTESYNHMKNRTRQILLANHKMGHNFSFQDVGAQMVTITEELDNFMEKWNITLTTIASISLIVGGLGLFSTMLISISERMLEIGIRKSVGATSRDIFIHFILESLILALIAAVIGISLALLGLTAVSMALKFTFPAVPEGILLGIGFALVIGFLSGLYPALKASEINPIEAIYYNE from the coding sequence ATGTTTTTGGTGGACTCTTTCAAGAGTAGTTTTATCAACATCTTTGCCCATAAACTCCGTTCTTTTCTTACCCTGATCGCCATTATTATCGGGATATTCTCGGTTGTGGTGATGTTTTCTTCGGTTTATGGGATTAAAAAGTTCATTACGCAGAATGTAGAACAAATGGGTTGGAATAATTCCATAATTATCTATCCTTCTGAAGGGCATCAGACGACAGTTAGCAGCAGATTAGGAGTTGGCAGAAGGTTCATGTATATGCGACGGCAGGTTAAACCACTCGATCTGAGTGATATGCAGGTCCTGAGAAGTAACGTGGAGTATAAGCATCTCTATGCTATGATCGACAGTTGGTCTCGAATAAATCTTGATAACAGGCAGGATTGGGTTAGATTGAGAGCGACTAATCTCGATTATTTTATTACTAAGACCTATCCAATCGCTAAAGGTAGGTTTTTCAATCATTTTGAGCAAAGATCTGCCTCTAAAGTAGCGGTTGTCGGTCATAATTTTGCCCAAAAGTACTTTCCTGATAGTGAGCCTATGGGAGAAATTATTACTCTCGGTGCCAACAGATACAAAATAATCGGAGTTCTGGCTGATGATGTACTTAATCTTGGTCCCGGGATGAATTTCAATGAATGGGAGAGACGACAGGATCTGGAAGCTGTCTATATCCCCCTTTCAACGGGAGCACTCTATCTGAGACAGGATAATGCCATTGATTATATCTATATCCAGAGCCATGATACCGAGTCCTATAATCATATGAAGAACCGTACCCGGCAAATCTTGCTGGCTAATCATAAAATGGGTCATAATTTTAGCTTTCAGGATGTAGGTGCCCAGATGGTAACGATAACTGAAGAACTGGATAACTTCATGGAAAAATGGAATATTACTCTAACAACGATCGCTTCCATCTCCTTAATTGTCGGTGGTTTAGGGCTTTTTAGTACGATGCTCATCTCGATCAGTGAGAGGATGCTGGAGATCGGTATTCGTAAAAGTGTTGGTGCTACATCCCGAGATATCTTTATCCACTTTATTCTCGAATCTCTCATATTAGCCCTTATCGCTGCTGTAATTGGTATCTCACTCGCTCTCTTAGGATTGACGGCAGTATCCATGGCTCTAAAATTCACTTTTCCCGCTGTCCCGGAAGGAATACTTCTCGGCATTGGATTTGCTCTGGTGATCGGTTTTCTTTCCGGTTTATACCCGGCACTGAAAGCTTCTGAGATCAATCCCATCGAAGCGATCTATTATAATGAATAA
- the topA gene encoding type I DNA topoisomerase — MGKGLVIVESPTKAKTLSKFLGKDFSIKASMGHIRDLPKNNLGIKIDKDFQPVYVIDRSKQKVIKDLKNSAASSDAIYLASDHDREGEAIAWHLVYVLKDVTGDKPIYRITFNEITKKAVLEAIEHPGDIDINKVDAQQARRLLDRLVGYQISPLLWRVITTGLSAGRVQSVALRLICEREEEISVFREREYWTIEVDLFKDDLPPFHSVLQKWQGKKVELPDKQATEPILKALQKAGYQIVERKTSSRKVHPLPPFITSTLQQEASRIFNFSSKRTMIIAQQLYEGVDIKGESIALISYMRTDSLRLSQESINKTRDLIKERFGKDKLNPAVRTYKNKSSAQDAHEAIRPTDIMNTPESLRDYLKPEQLKLYTLIWERTTATQMVPAEIETVSLSIQAGEGIFKTSGSIIQNRGFLEVYKHINLNLGEDIHPRYLEQDILQSKDLKGLQHFTKPPSRYTEAALIKELESKGIGRPSTYASITSTILERKYADLKEKRFHPTELGMNVNKFLVEKFTELFNVEFTKILEDGLDSIAEGEMDWQKLLATYYDKITELIGKIDVRESKKSMQEETDIRCDKCNSPMVIKWGPKGQFLACSGFPKCKNTSNFQRTEEGKIKIAEQQVTDEKCPEDGAPLVVKQGRYGKFLGCSNYPKCKFTKKITLGINCPLCKIGEVVEHKSKKGRIYYSCSDYPNCKYRSYNKPQATKCPECGNDHLEEISSNNNERKLKCPKCKQEMS; from the coding sequence ATGGGAAAAGGATTAGTAATAGTAGAATCACCAACTAAAGCAAAAACACTGAGCAAGTTTTTAGGAAAGGATTTCAGTATCAAAGCATCTATGGGACACATCCGTGACCTTCCCAAGAACAATCTCGGGATCAAGATAGACAAGGATTTCCAGCCCGTTTATGTAATTGACCGCTCTAAACAAAAAGTAATTAAAGATCTTAAGAACTCAGCTGCTTCCAGTGATGCGATTTATCTTGCCTCCGACCACGATAGGGAAGGGGAAGCTATCGCCTGGCATCTGGTCTATGTCTTGAAAGATGTTACCGGTGATAAACCAATATACCGGATAACTTTTAATGAAATTACCAAAAAAGCTGTTTTAGAAGCAATTGAGCACCCGGGAGATATTGATATCAATAAAGTAGATGCTCAGCAAGCCCGCAGATTGCTGGACAGATTGGTCGGTTATCAGATCAGCCCTCTGCTCTGGCGAGTGATCACCACCGGATTAAGTGCCGGTAGAGTTCAGTCGGTTGCCTTACGACTGATCTGTGAGAGAGAAGAGGAGATATCCGTCTTCCGAGAGAGAGAGTACTGGACGATCGAAGTTGATCTCTTTAAGGATGATCTTCCCCCCTTCCATTCGGTTCTCCAGAAATGGCAGGGTAAGAAAGTTGAACTTCCCGATAAACAAGCTACAGAGCCGATATTAAAAGCTCTTCAAAAAGCCGGCTATCAGATCGTAGAGAGAAAAACATCCTCCCGTAAGGTACATCCCTTACCACCCTTTATAACCAGCACTCTGCAGCAGGAAGCATCCCGCATCTTTAACTTCTCGTCCAAAAGAACGATGATCATAGCACAACAGCTCTATGAAGGTGTAGATATTAAAGGGGAATCAATTGCTTTGATCTCCTATATGCGTACCGACTCTTTAAGATTATCTCAGGAATCGATCAATAAAACAAGGGACCTGATTAAAGAACGTTTCGGCAAAGATAAATTAAATCCGGCTGTCAGAACCTACAAAAACAAGAGTTCAGCTCAGGATGCACACGAAGCTATCCGTCCCACTGATATCATGAATACTCCGGAATCTCTCAGAGATTATCTTAAACCAGAGCAGTTGAAGCTCTACACATTGATCTGGGAACGAACTACAGCAACCCAGATGGTCCCGGCAGAGATCGAGACAGTTTCCTTGTCTATCCAAGCAGGAGAAGGTATCTTCAAAACCTCTGGTAGTATCATTCAGAACCGCGGTTTTCTGGAAGTATATAAGCATATAAATCTCAATCTGGGAGAAGATATTCATCCTCGATACCTTGAGCAGGACATCCTGCAGAGCAAGGATTTAAAAGGTCTGCAGCATTTTACCAAACCACCCTCAAGATACACTGAAGCAGCTCTTATTAAAGAATTAGAATCTAAAGGGATTGGCAGACCATCAACCTATGCATCCATTACCAGTACGATCTTAGAAAGGAAATATGCTGATTTAAAGGAAAAAAGATTTCATCCGACAGAACTCGGTATGAATGTGAACAAGTTTCTGGTAGAAAAGTTTACTGAACTCTTTAACGTCGAATTTACCAAGATCTTGGAAGATGGTTTGGATAGCATTGCCGAAGGTGAGATGGATTGGCAGAAGCTCCTCGCTACTTATTATGACAAGATCACAGAATTGATCGGTAAGATCGATGTTCGTGAATCGAAAAAGTCAATGCAAGAAGAGACCGATATTCGTTGTGATAAATGCAATAGTCCCATGGTCATCAAGTGGGGTCCTAAAGGTCAGTTCCTTGCCTGTTCCGGATTTCCGAAATGCAAGAATACCAGCAATTTTCAACGAACAGAAGAGGGTAAAATAAAAATCGCCGAACAACAAGTAACAGATGAGAAATGTCCCGAAGATGGAGCCCCTTTAGTTGTTAAGCAGGGGAGATACGGTAAATTTCTCGGTTGCTCCAACTATCCGAAATGCAAGTTTACCAAGAAGATAACTCTCGGGATCAACTGTCCGCTCTGCAAGATAGGCGAAGTGGTAGAGCATAAGAGTAAGAAAGGGAGGATTTATTATAGCTGTTCTGATTATCCCAATTGTAAATATCGCTCGTATAATAAACCTCAAGCTACAAAATGTCCGGAGTGCGGTAATGATCATCTTGAAGAGATCTCGTCAAATAACAACGAAAGAAAGCTTAAGTGTCCGAAATGTAAACAGGAAATGAGTTAA
- a CDS encoding DUF494 family protein: MKRLKRKEQGLQKILERLGLKGLTADIAIVSKTYNRILTPEERKLLDTDSFGYLLSLYQIGTIDTIKLEQYIDYCLTIAYYEKEKLSLERTKKIVSMLLFCDNMFVMNREFADFFKEFEQEIIDDDKMH, from the coding sequence ATGAAACGTTTAAAAAGAAAAGAACAGGGTTTGCAGAAGATCCTCGAACGGCTGGGTTTGAAAGGATTAACAGCCGATATAGCTATTGTCAGCAAGACCTATAACCGTATCCTCACGCCCGAAGAGAGAAAACTCTTGGATACTGACTCTTTCGGTTATCTCTTGAGTCTGTATCAAATAGGAACTATAGATACTATCAAATTGGAGCAATATATTGATTATTGCCTGACAATTGCTTATTATGAAAAAGAAAAATTATCTCTCGAACGAACTAAGAAGATAGTTAGTATGCTCCTCTTTTGCGATAATATGTTTGTGATGAACAGAGAATTTGCAGATTTCTTCAAAGAATTTGAGCAAGAGATCATTGATGATGACAAAATGCATTAA
- a CDS encoding GxxExxY protein, which yields MDNIALKGEELSGKVIGAAIEVHKNLGPGLLESIYEECLCYELDQIGLKYERQRPLDIKYKEHNLTCGYRMDIVIEEEILVELKSVETISSLHEAQLLTYLKLSNIKVGLIINFNAPTLKKGIKRMVL from the coding sequence ATGGATAACATAGCATTAAAAGGTGAAGAATTATCTGGGAAAGTGATAGGAGCAGCGATCGAAGTTCATAAGAATTTAGGTCCCGGTTTATTAGAATCGATCTATGAAGAATGTTTGTGTTATGAATTGGATCAGATAGGATTGAAATATGAGAGACAAAGACCGTTGGATATTAAATATAAAGAACATAATCTGACTTGTGGGTATCGTATGGATATAGTAATAGAAGAGGAAATTTTAGTAGAATTGAAAAGTGTAGAAACTATATCATCTTTACACGAGGCACAATTATTAACTTACTTAAAGTTATCTAACATCAAGGTAGGCTTGATAATAAACTTCAATGCTCCTACTTTGAAAAAGGGTATTAAGAGAATGGTATTATGA